One genomic window of Candidatus Neomarinimicrobiota bacterium includes the following:
- a CDS encoding MBL fold metallo-hydrolase gives MKIKFTGTGDGRGIPSIGCKCERCTLARKEGGKNRRRTVSFIVTNRSDTILFDSPSSIGVVLNEEQIFRISAIFLSHKHFDHVGGITAFEYWPVKIPVYGNMSVLGNFEITDRLYENCEFHVLHDRKSIRVGRIKVTPFQVSHKVPTFGLVFKENEKRVVHFSDKAGSELSDYERRLVKTSDVAIFHTPGYDGGTDHIDVIGVINIAKRYPSTRFVISHIGHNNLLYDELVVKIAPCENMVVAYDGMEIKV, from the coding sequence GTGAAGATAAAATTCACTGGAACGGGAGATGGCCGTGGGATCCCATCCATTGGTTGTAAATGCGAACGGTGTACGTTAGCGAGAAAAGAGGGGGGCAAGAATCGCCGCAGGACAGTTTCTTTTATCGTAACAAATCGATCAGATACAATTCTTTTCGATTCGCCTAGTTCAATAGGAGTTGTGTTAAACGAAGAACAAATATTTCGCATATCGGCAATATTTCTATCTCACAAACATTTTGATCATGTGGGCGGAATAACCGCTTTCGAATACTGGCCCGTAAAAATTCCCGTTTACGGTAACATGTCTGTCCTGGGGAATTTTGAAATAACAGATAGATTATACGAAAATTGCGAGTTTCATGTCTTGCATGACAGAAAATCCATTAGGGTGGGTCGTATCAAAGTTACACCCTTCCAGGTTTCCCATAAAGTTCCTACATTTGGACTCGTGTTTAAGGAAAATGAAAAACGCGTAGTTCATTTTAGTGATAAGGCGGGTTCAGAGTTAAGTGACTACGAGAGGCGACTTGTTAAAACATCGGATGTTGCCATTTTCCATACACCGGGCTATGACGGAGGCACGGACCACATCGATGTGATAGGTGTAATTAATATTGCAAAAAGATATCCCTCAACGCGCTTTGTGATATCCCATATCGGACATAATAATTTGCTCTATGACGAACTAGTTGTGAAAATCGCCCCGTGTGAAAATATGGTTGTCGCCTATGATGGGATGGAAATTAAGGTCTAG